In Mesorhizobium sp. 113-3-3, a genomic segment contains:
- a CDS encoding translational machinery protein: MQTQHAVAWLDHCEAKVFFFDREGFESVELSATLTHHQTHNKAGTVDGKRAPENQAFYRNIVLALQSAKEWLILGPGSAKDELAKHVRAHFPQLENRIIGVKTADHPTEAQIVKYARLFFRAADRMLSGMRLD, translated from the coding sequence ATGCAAACGCAACATGCCGTCGCCTGGTTGGACCATTGCGAGGCGAAGGTTTTCTTTTTTGATCGCGAGGGCTTTGAGAGCGTAGAGCTCTCCGCCACGCTGACACATCACCAGACCCACAACAAGGCAGGAACTGTCGATGGCAAACGCGCCCCTGAAAACCAGGCTTTCTACCGCAACATTGTCCTTGCCCTGCAATCGGCGAAGGAGTGGCTGATCCTCGGGCCCGGGTCAGCAAAGGACGAATTGGCAAAACATGTTCGCGCTCACTTCCCACAGTTGGAAAATCGGATCATCGGCGTCAAAACCGCCGATCACCCGACGGAAGCCCAGATCGTGAAGTATGCGCGGCTGTTCTTCAGGGCCGCCGATCGCATGTTGTCCGGGATGCGACTGGATTGA
- the hemA gene encoding 5-aminolevulinate synthase produces the protein MNYQRFFEEAIDQLHAERRYRVFADLERIAGKFPRAIWRSNGRAEEITVWCSNDYLGMGQHPDVIAAFQDAAGKMGSGAGGTRNISGTSNPLVELEHELADLHGKDAALVFTSGFVSNEASISTIARLLPNCLIISDELNHASMIEGVRRSGAEKKIFRHNDVAHLESLLQAAGRERAKLIVFESVYSMDGDIAPIREIVELAERYNAMTYIDEVHAVGMYGPRGGGITEREGLADRIDIIEGTLAKAFGTLGGYITGTSAVIDAVRSYAPGFIFTTALPPAIAAAATTSIRHLKNSQAERDAQQQQAARTKQILSAAGLPVMESPTHIVPVLVGDPELCKMASDRLLGVHGIYIQPINYPTVPRGTERLRITPTPFHSDTLIAGLQDALVETWDALGIPYGSAGRPAVAKSDRIVPLLVAKAGG, from the coding sequence ATGAACTACCAGCGGTTCTTCGAAGAAGCGATCGACCAGCTCCATGCGGAGCGTCGCTATCGTGTCTTCGCCGACCTCGAGCGCATCGCGGGCAAGTTTCCGCGCGCCATATGGCGTTCCAACGGCCGCGCCGAGGAAATCACCGTCTGGTGCTCCAACGACTATCTCGGCATGGGCCAGCACCCCGACGTCATCGCCGCGTTCCAGGACGCGGCCGGCAAGATGGGGTCGGGCGCCGGCGGCACCCGCAACATCTCCGGCACCTCCAACCCCCTGGTGGAACTCGAGCATGAGCTTGCCGACCTGCACGGCAAGGACGCGGCCCTGGTCTTCACCTCCGGCTTCGTCTCCAACGAAGCCTCGATCTCGACCATCGCGCGGCTCTTGCCCAATTGCCTGATCATCTCGGACGAACTGAACCATGCCTCGATGATCGAAGGCGTGCGCCGCTCGGGCGCCGAGAAGAAGATCTTCCGGCACAATGACGTCGCGCATCTGGAAAGCCTGCTTCAGGCGGCGGGCCGCGAACGCGCCAAGCTGATCGTGTTCGAAAGCGTCTATTCGATGGATGGCGACATCGCGCCGATCCGGGAGATCGTCGAGCTCGCCGAGCGCTACAATGCCATGACCTATATCGACGAGGTCCATGCTGTGGGCATGTACGGGCCGCGCGGCGGCGGCATCACCGAGCGCGAGGGCCTGGCCGACCGCATCGACATCATCGAAGGCACGCTCGCCAAGGCGTTCGGCACGCTGGGCGGCTACATCACCGGCACCAGTGCGGTGATCGACGCGGTGCGCTCCTATGCGCCGGGCTTCATCTTCACCACGGCGCTGCCGCCGGCGATCGCCGCCGCGGCCACCACCTCGATCCGCCATCTCAAGAACTCTCAGGCCGAGCGTGACGCCCAGCAGCAGCAGGCAGCGCGCACCAAGCAGATCCTGTCTGCGGCCGGCCTGCCGGTGATGGAGTCTCCGACCCACATCGTGCCGGTGCTGGTTGGCGACCCGGAACTCTGCAAGATGGCCAGCGACCGCCTGCTCGGCGTGCACGGCATCTACATCCAGCCGATCAACTACCCGACCGTGCCGCGCGGCACCGAACGCCTGCGCATCACGCCGACGCCATTCCATTCCGACACGCTGATCGCGGGACTGCAGGACGCGCTGGTCGAGACCTGGGATGCGCTCGGCATCCCCTACGGCTCCGCAGGACGGCCCGCCGTGGCCAAGAGCGATCGGATCGTTCCGCTCCTGGTGGCGAAAGCAGGCGGCTGA
- a CDS encoding universal stress protein, with amino-acid sequence MSYKSIIVNLAVDADPAPIVKLAAGLAGRFGAHLIGLAAADVPPLVSTGEGLVYEGEVMQIQRTEIEKRLAELRGAFERLVPSSISSEWMQQVCSPTRLLSTAARACDLIVTGGEEGENVFRAVDIGSLALFCGRPVFVAATNFEHVLAKTVLVAWKDTREARRAVADALPFLSKADEVVVVTIDGNPDDGVRDSLADVAVYLEHHGILARTEILKGEENGEQLLAFARSIHADLVVSGAYGHSRLREWAFGGMTRTLVRESGINRLMSY; translated from the coding sequence ATGTCCTACAAGTCAATAATCGTCAATCTCGCCGTGGATGCCGATCCCGCACCCATCGTGAAGCTTGCCGCCGGCCTTGCCGGGCGCTTCGGCGCTCATCTGATCGGCCTTGCGGCGGCGGATGTTCCCCCCTTGGTCTCGACCGGCGAGGGCTTGGTCTACGAGGGTGAGGTCATGCAGATCCAGCGCACCGAAATCGAGAAGAGGCTTGCCGAACTGCGCGGCGCCTTCGAGAGGCTGGTTCCGTCCTCAATCAGTAGTGAATGGATGCAGCAAGTGTGCAGTCCGACCCGCCTGCTCAGCACAGCCGCCCGCGCTTGCGACCTGATCGTGACCGGCGGAGAGGAGGGCGAAAATGTATTCCGCGCCGTCGATATCGGTAGCCTGGCGCTCTTTTGCGGTCGGCCTGTCTTCGTTGCAGCCACCAATTTCGAACATGTCCTGGCCAAGACCGTGCTCGTCGCCTGGAAGGATACCAGGGAGGCGCGCAGGGCCGTCGCCGATGCCTTGCCCTTTCTGTCGAAGGCGGACGAGGTCGTGGTCGTCACGATCGATGGCAATCCCGACGACGGTGTCCGTGACAGCCTCGCGGACGTCGCGGTTTATCTCGAGCATCATGGCATCCTGGCGAGGACCGAAATCCTCAAGGGCGAGGAGAATGGAGAGCAGCTCCTGGCGTTTGCGCGCTCTATCCACGCGGATCTGGTCGTCTCTGGCGCCTATGGTCACAGCCGGTTGCGGGAATGGGCGTTCGGCGGCATGACCCGGACGCTTGTGCGGGAGAGCGGCATCAATCGTCTGATGTCGTACTGA
- a CDS encoding PAS domain-containing sensor histidine kinase → MFDQAPGFMTLLSEPGHIFQLANAAYQSLIGHRQVIGKSVREALPELEGQGFFERLDQVSETGEPYVGRGIKVVLRNAQDGTAEQRILDFVYQPIKAEDGHITAIFVQGTDVSDLSFANAALQLREDHLRSILATVPDAMVVIDEQARIQSFSTAAEALFGYKSSEVIGANVSILMPSPYREEHDEYLHRYLSTGERRIIGLGRTVTGMRKDGSTFPMELAVGEMHPGTGRFFTGFCRDLTERHKAEARIQEQQQELLHMARFTALGEMASTLAHEINQPLTAITNYLKGSRRLLEKSKDDNADMLREAVERAAEQALRAGDVIRHLRDFVARGESERQVERLTTIIEEASSLALVGAREADVRVSYELDPAAELVLTDRIQIQQVLLNLMRNAVEAMQGAPRRELRVVTKTRADGMAEVSVKDTGPGLAPEVSSQLFQPFVTTKKQGMGVGLSICRTIVESHGGHIWAEAMPGGGTAFRFTLRIVEKDEVAHDRQ, encoded by the coding sequence ATGTTCGACCAGGCGCCCGGTTTCATGACCTTGCTGAGCGAACCCGGCCATATCTTCCAGCTGGCCAATGCCGCCTATCAAAGCTTGATCGGCCATCGCCAGGTCATTGGCAAATCGGTGCGCGAGGCCTTGCCCGAGCTTGAGGGTCAGGGCTTCTTCGAACGGCTCGATCAGGTAAGCGAGACTGGTGAGCCCTATGTCGGGCGAGGCATCAAGGTCGTCCTTCGAAATGCGCAAGATGGAACCGCGGAGCAACGCATCCTCGACTTCGTCTACCAGCCCATCAAGGCTGAGGACGGTCACATCACCGCGATCTTCGTCCAGGGCACGGATGTCAGCGACCTTTCCTTCGCCAATGCTGCCCTGCAGTTGCGCGAGGACCATCTGCGCTCAATTCTGGCGACGGTTCCCGACGCAATGGTGGTTATTGACGAGCAGGCGCGTATCCAGTCCTTCAGCACCGCTGCTGAGGCGCTGTTCGGCTATAAGTCAAGCGAAGTCATCGGCGCCAATGTCAGCATCCTCATGCCGTCACCCTATCGGGAGGAGCACGATGAATATTTGCACCGGTATCTGAGTACCGGCGAGCGCCGGATCATTGGTCTGGGCCGAACCGTAACAGGGATGCGCAAGGACGGCTCGACGTTTCCCATGGAACTTGCCGTCGGCGAGATGCACCCGGGGACGGGACGCTTCTTTACCGGCTTCTGCCGCGATCTCACTGAGCGGCACAAAGCGGAGGCCAGAATACAGGAGCAACAGCAGGAGCTGCTTCATATGGCTCGCTTCACCGCGCTGGGCGAGATGGCTTCGACACTGGCCCATGAGATCAACCAGCCTCTGACGGCAATCACCAACTACCTCAAAGGCAGTCGCCGGCTTCTCGAAAAGAGCAAGGACGACAATGCCGACATGCTGCGAGAGGCCGTGGAACGGGCTGCCGAGCAGGCCTTGCGCGCCGGAGACGTCATCCGGCACCTGCGGGATTTCGTCGCCAGAGGCGAAAGCGAGCGTCAGGTCGAGCGTTTGACGACAATTATCGAGGAAGCCTCGTCCCTTGCCCTGGTGGGTGCCAGGGAAGCCGACGTGCGCGTCAGCTATGAGCTCGACCCGGCAGCAGAACTTGTCTTGACCGACCGTATCCAGATCCAGCAGGTTCTGCTCAACCTGATGCGCAACGCGGTGGAAGCCATGCAGGGAGCGCCCCGTCGTGAATTGCGAGTGGTCACCAAGACACGCGCCGACGGTATGGCGGAGGTCAGCGTGAAAGACACGGGACCGGGCCTGGCACCTGAGGTTTCGTCACAGCTCTTCCAACCGTTTGTCACCACCAAGAAACAGGGCATGGGCGTGGGCCTGTCCATTTGCCGCACTATCGTCGAATCGCATGGCGGTCATATCTGGGCAGAGGCAATGCCTGGGGGTGGAACCGCGTTCCGGTTCACCCTGCGCATTGTCGAGAAGGACGAGGTCGCTCATGACAGGCAATGA
- a CDS encoding DUF2267 domain-containing protein: MGHCSHTSFADFTHAGQQAQQWVKELAKDLCWSEPSACRLLRSVLHTLRDWLSQAEMADLAAQLPVLVRGIYFEGWNPSAPAREHRKRDFVLSVRNSFGYDEEIDFDLAINAVFKLLDRHISHGEIVQVRNSMKKSLRKLWPVD, encoded by the coding sequence ATGGGTCATTGTTCTCACACGTCCTTCGCCGACTTCACGCACGCCGGCCAGCAGGCGCAGCAATGGGTCAAGGAACTTGCCAAGGACCTGTGCTGGAGCGAACCGAGCGCGTGCCGCCTCCTGAGATCCGTTCTGCACACGCTGCGGGACTGGCTATCGCAAGCGGAAATGGCCGATCTCGCGGCGCAATTGCCTGTCTTGGTACGCGGCATCTATTTCGAAGGTTGGAACCCATCGGCGCCGGCCCGAGAGCACAGGAAGCGCGACTTTGTCCTCAGCGTCAGAAACAGTTTCGGCTATGATGAGGAGATAGATTTCGACCTCGCTATCAACGCGGTGTTCAAGCTTCTGGACCGCCATATTTCGCATGGCGAGATCGTGCAGGTCAGAAACTCGATGAAGAAATCGCTGCGAAAACTGTGGCCAGTGGATTGA
- a CDS encoding phosphoribosyltransferase, which translates to MFRDRQEAGMKLGVELGNLQLHQPVVLALPRGGVPVAAEVAKALNAPLDVLIVRKVGAPGNPELAVAAIVDGDPGEVVLNREIVETYSLDEGELRVLIANERPELERRRVAYRGKTRPISIAGKTAIIVDDGAATGTTMKIAIRALKRRSPREIIVAIPVSPQQTLYELAQEADRVVCLSQPGQFRALGHHYLRFPQLSDNDVVCAMDEAAQRYKTSQRHVAGHSSKAEKNRRSH; encoded by the coding sequence ATGTTCCGCGACCGTCAAGAGGCTGGAATGAAGCTCGGCGTTGAGCTGGGAAACCTTCAACTGCATCAGCCTGTTGTGCTGGCGTTGCCGCGTGGCGGCGTGCCTGTCGCGGCGGAAGTGGCCAAGGCTCTCAATGCGCCTCTTGACGTACTTATCGTCCGTAAGGTCGGCGCGCCCGGCAATCCCGAGTTGGCTGTTGCCGCAATCGTCGATGGCGACCCTGGGGAGGTCGTGTTGAACCGGGAAATTGTCGAGACCTACTCGCTCGACGAAGGCGAACTCCGTGTCCTGATTGCAAACGAGCGTCCAGAACTCGAACGCCGGCGCGTTGCCTATCGAGGCAAGACCAGACCAATCTCGATCGCGGGAAAGACCGCGATCATCGTCGATGACGGGGCCGCGACCGGTACGACCATGAAAATCGCGATCCGCGCCCTCAAGCGTCGGTCACCACGGGAGATCATCGTGGCAATTCCTGTCTCACCACAGCAGACACTCTACGAACTGGCACAGGAAGCGGACCGTGTGGTCTGCCTTAGCCAACCAGGACAGTTTCGCGCCTTGGGGCACCACTATCTGCGGTTCCCGCAGCTTTCTGACAACGACGTTGTCTGCGCCATGGATGAGGCTGCCCAGCGCTACAAGACCAGCCAGCGGCACGTTGCCGGCCACAGTTCAAAAGCCGAGAAAAACAGGAGATCGCACTGA
- a CDS encoding universal stress protein: MALRTVLVQLEIDAATRPIVSAAWDLARRHGADLIGFCAAEPHLVLPTGTDDGAVSKAMWSQVEDIEARLDDLKVEFFTAVGGDNRASWRGEIGNPTLQLALNARAADLIVLGAPARGILPDRRRAVDPGSLILTAGRPLLVASDKPGPIKAETILIAWNDTREARRAVVDALPLLVEARDVVIATVHDGELPPCENVADVKLFLGRHGVKARSELLEKRLGEPSEALLQLASNIDADLIVLGGYGHSRVRERTFGGMTHSVLKARSFHRLISN, encoded by the coding sequence ATGGCTCTCAGAACGGTCCTGGTCCAACTGGAGATCGATGCCGCCACCAGACCCATCGTGTCGGCGGCATGGGATCTTGCTCGAAGACATGGGGCCGACCTTATCGGCTTTTGTGCCGCCGAGCCCCATCTTGTCTTGCCGACCGGCACCGATGACGGGGCGGTCTCAAAGGCGATGTGGTCTCAGGTTGAAGACATAGAGGCGCGCCTTGATGACTTGAAAGTGGAATTCTTCACTGCCGTGGGGGGCGACAATCGCGCTTCGTGGCGCGGAGAGATCGGGAATCCGACCCTTCAGCTTGCGCTCAATGCACGCGCTGCCGATCTGATTGTCCTGGGCGCGCCGGCACGTGGCATCTTGCCTGATCGCCGCCGCGCCGTTGATCCCGGCAGTCTCATCCTAACGGCGGGACGTCCGCTTCTCGTTGCTTCCGATAAGCCGGGGCCGATCAAAGCGGAAACAATTTTGATTGCGTGGAACGACACGCGCGAGGCCAGACGCGCGGTGGTCGACGCGCTGCCCTTGCTCGTTGAAGCGCGCGATGTGGTCATTGCAACCGTCCACGATGGAGAGTTGCCACCTTGCGAGAACGTAGCCGACGTCAAGCTCTTCCTGGGACGCCACGGCGTCAAAGCCCGCTCGGAGCTATTGGAAAAGCGCCTTGGCGAGCCTTCGGAAGCGCTCCTTCAATTGGCCAGCAATATTGACGCCGATCTCATCGTGCTGGGTGGCTATGGCCACAGCCGTGTGCGGGAAAGGACGTTCGGCGGCATGACGCATTCAGTGCTGAAGGCGCGGTCCTTCCACAGGCTGATCTCCAACTGA
- the mgtA gene encoding magnesium-translocating P-type ATPase — protein MSIGKIDLARHSRYEAGDTQPARRLPDAYWSLDAGQLVKQLQTSKSGLSGADAAARLAKFGRNTLTSRSGRSAAAVFAGQFRSPLVLILIFAATVSGFVGEGNEAAIIGVIVLASCILSFTQEYGASRAMEALQQRISRKASVLRDGFERSIDAQDIVPGDVVSLSAGNLIPVDGVVLESQDFNVSEAVLTGETFPVMKSAGRSAPEAGIAQRVNAVFTGTSVRSGTARVLAVATGSTTEFALIASALERRIPETGFARGIRQFGYLMTEIMLAIVIVVFFANLMLGRPLIESLLFSLALAVGLTPELLPAIISVTLARGARTMAAGGVIVRRLDAIENLGSMDLLCTDKTGTLTEGVIHLDGCLDVEGNPSGSILLWAHLNATLQTGLKNPLDEAIATTPLGDLDPSAFTKVEEIPYDFIRKRLSVVVLNNKAERLLISKGAVQNILEVCDFVLGADGQLGPLDDRQRAAIDDKFRRWSAQGYRVLALAVRRFVGQSKFTRSDECALGFAGFLLFLDPPKQGVKETLSALARRGIAVKVISGDNRYVAAHLAQAVGLRADKIMTGEDLSKLTKNGLFASVGATDLFVEIDPNQKERIVEALRRNGHVVGYLGDGINDAPALHEADIGISVDTAVDVAREAADIILLKRDLAVLVRGVDDGRKTFANTMKYISITTSANFGNMISMAAASLVLPFLPLLAKQILLNNFLSDIPALSIAGDNVDADQLRRPRHWDIHFVRRFMISFGLVSSLFDFVTFAFLLLIVHAAVTTFQTAWFVESLLTQLSILLIVRTQKAFWVSHPSRLLAGLTLGIAVVAVLVPYSPFAPWFGFVALPLPVLVGLVGITALYVVASELTKRWLFDKGSRGSARPKTAKKVAAPASGPEKA, from the coding sequence ATGTCGATCGGCAAGATCGATCTGGCGCGACACTCGAGATACGAAGCAGGCGACACGCAGCCCGCTCGTCGCTTGCCGGATGCCTATTGGTCGCTTGATGCAGGGCAATTGGTGAAGCAACTGCAGACGTCCAAGTCCGGGCTGTCCGGTGCGGACGCGGCGGCCCGGCTGGCAAAATTCGGTCGAAATACGCTGACGTCGCGGTCTGGACGATCGGCCGCGGCTGTTTTCGCCGGCCAGTTCCGCAGCCCGCTGGTTCTCATCCTGATTTTTGCAGCGACCGTGTCGGGCTTCGTCGGCGAAGGCAATGAAGCCGCGATCATCGGCGTGATCGTGCTGGCGAGCTGCATCCTGAGCTTTACGCAAGAGTATGGTGCATCACGCGCCATGGAAGCGCTTCAGCAGCGCATTTCCCGCAAGGCCAGCGTGTTGCGGGATGGCTTTGAACGTTCAATCGACGCTCAGGATATCGTCCCAGGCGACGTCGTTAGCCTCTCGGCTGGAAATCTCATCCCGGTCGACGGCGTCGTTCTGGAATCGCAGGATTTCAATGTCAGCGAAGCCGTGCTGACAGGTGAGACCTTCCCGGTAATGAAGTCGGCGGGACGCTCCGCCCCCGAGGCAGGTATCGCGCAGCGGGTCAACGCCGTCTTTACCGGCACTTCGGTTCGTAGCGGCACGGCGAGGGTGCTTGCCGTGGCCACGGGATCGACCACCGAGTTCGCGCTTATCGCGAGCGCTCTCGAACGCCGCATCCCAGAAACCGGTTTTGCCCGTGGCATCAGGCAGTTCGGCTACCTGATGACCGAAATCATGCTGGCTATCGTCATCGTGGTCTTCTTCGCCAATCTGATGCTTGGACGGCCGCTGATTGAATCGCTTCTGTTTTCCCTGGCGCTCGCCGTCGGGCTTACGCCGGAACTGCTGCCTGCAATCATCAGCGTAACACTTGCCCGAGGGGCTCGGACCATGGCGGCGGGCGGCGTCATCGTGCGTCGTCTCGACGCCATCGAGAATCTGGGGAGCATGGACCTTCTTTGCACGGACAAGACAGGAACCTTGACCGAGGGCGTTATTCATCTCGACGGATGCCTCGATGTCGAAGGCAACCCGTCAGGCAGTATCCTGCTGTGGGCCCACCTCAATGCAACGCTTCAGACCGGACTGAAGAACCCGCTCGACGAGGCAATCGCAACCACTCCGCTTGGAGACCTCGATCCGTCGGCATTCACCAAGGTCGAAGAAATTCCCTACGACTTCATTCGCAAGCGTCTGTCCGTCGTGGTCCTCAACAACAAGGCCGAACGGCTTCTGATCAGCAAAGGCGCTGTGCAGAACATTCTTGAGGTTTGCGACTTCGTCCTCGGCGCCGATGGGCAGCTTGGCCCTTTGGACGATCGGCAACGGGCTGCGATTGACGACAAGTTCCGGCGTTGGAGCGCGCAGGGCTACCGTGTGCTTGCGCTCGCGGTCCGGCGTTTCGTCGGCCAGTCGAAGTTCACCAGGAGCGACGAATGCGCCCTGGGCTTTGCCGGCTTTCTGCTTTTCCTCGATCCACCGAAACAGGGCGTGAAGGAAACGCTCTCGGCACTTGCCCGTCGCGGAATCGCGGTAAAAGTCATCTCCGGCGACAACCGCTACGTTGCCGCGCATCTGGCGCAAGCCGTGGGTCTTCGCGCCGACAAGATCATGACCGGCGAGGACCTGTCAAAACTGACGAAGAATGGTCTTTTCGCCAGCGTGGGGGCTACCGATCTCTTTGTTGAGATAGACCCCAACCAGAAGGAGCGAATCGTCGAAGCGCTCCGCAGAAATGGGCATGTCGTCGGATATCTCGGCGACGGCATCAACGACGCGCCGGCGCTTCATGAGGCCGACATTGGCATCTCGGTCGACACCGCCGTCGATGTTGCGCGTGAAGCCGCCGACATCATCTTGCTCAAGCGGGATCTCGCTGTCCTGGTGCGCGGCGTCGACGATGGCCGAAAGACCTTCGCCAACACGATGAAATACATATCGATCACAACCAGCGCCAATTTCGGAAACATGATCAGCATGGCTGCCGCTTCGCTGGTGCTGCCCTTCCTGCCGCTCCTGGCAAAGCAGATCCTGCTCAACAATTTCCTCTCCGACATCCCCGCTTTGTCCATAGCCGGCGACAATGTCGATGCGGATCAGCTGCGGCGGCCCCGCCATTGGGACATCCATTTCGTGCGCAGGTTCATGATAAGTTTCGGGCTTGTCAGCTCGCTGTTCGACTTTGTGACTTTTGCCTTTCTTCTCCTTATCGTGCACGCCGCCGTGACCACATTCCAGACAGCCTGGTTTGTCGAATCCTTGCTTACCCAGCTCTCCATCCTGCTGATCGTACGCACACAGAAGGCTTTCTGGGTGAGCCACCCGAGCCGCCTGCTTGCCGGCCTTACGCTCGGCATTGCCGTCGTAGCCGTGCTTGTTCCGTATAGCCCGTTTGCTCCGTGGTTCGGCTTCGTCGCGCTGCCCCTGCCCGTGCTCGTGGGTCTGGTGGGGATCACGGCTCTTTATGTCGTCGCGTCCGAGCTCACGAAGCGTTGGCTGTTCGATAAGGGCAGCCGTGGCAGCGCCCGGCCGAAGACAGCAAAAAAGGTTGCCGCACCGGCATCGGGTCCGGAGAAAGCTTAG
- a CDS encoding SDR family oxidoreductase yields MKEFSGRTAIVTGAGSGIDTPLLAKNLDDKAIGQLSSLHPAGRLGTPKEVSALTCFLLSSNAGFITGSYHLVDGGYSALDGI; encoded by the coding sequence ATGAAGGAATTTTCAGGAAGAACCGCAATCGTGACCGGCGCTGGCTCGGGTATAGACACTCCGCTGCTGGCGAAGAATCTGGACGATAAAGCGATCGGACAGCTCTCAAGCCTGCACCCGGCTGGCCGCCTGGGAACGCCAAAGGAAGTTTCGGCGCTGACCTGTTTCCTGCTGTCGAGCAATGCCGGCTTCATCACAGGCAGCTATCACCTGGTCGACGGCGGCTATAGCGCCCTGGACGGCATTTGA
- the fixJ gene encoding response regulator FixJ, with the protein MTGNEVVHVVDDDVDVRKSLGFLLATADFAVRLHESATAFLATATKDIEGCILTDVRMPGIDGIEFLRQLRARGHTVPVIVMTGHADVALAVQAMKEGAADFIEKPFDDQILIDAIRLALDNRSQAAVAHPQASEIHKSLSSLSERERQVLDGLVSGLPNKTIAYDLGISPRTVEIHRANVMSKMGAGSLSHLVRMALIADSKH; encoded by the coding sequence ATGACAGGCAATGAAGTCGTGCACGTGGTCGACGACGACGTCGATGTTCGTAAGTCGCTGGGATTTCTTCTCGCTACGGCCGACTTTGCCGTGCGCCTGCACGAGTCGGCCACAGCCTTCTTGGCCACAGCGACGAAGGATATCGAAGGCTGCATCCTTACCGACGTGCGCATGCCAGGCATCGATGGCATCGAATTTCTGCGACAGCTGAGAGCGCGCGGACATACTGTCCCTGTGATCGTCATGACGGGTCACGCCGATGTTGCGCTGGCTGTCCAGGCGATGAAGGAGGGAGCCGCCGATTTCATCGAGAAGCCATTCGATGATCAGATCCTGATCGACGCAATCCGCCTGGCTCTGGACAATCGCAGCCAGGCGGCTGTCGCCCACCCGCAAGCCTCGGAGATCCATAAGAGCCTGTCCAGCCTTTCGGAGCGCGAGCGGCAGGTGCTTGACGGTCTGGTCTCGGGCCTGCCGAACAAGACAATCGCCTACGACCTTGGGATAAGCCCGCGCACGGTCGAAATCCATCGTGCGAATGTCATGAGCAAAATGGGCGCCGGCAGCCTTTCGCATCTGGTGCGGATGGCGTTGATTGCCGATTCCAAACATTAA